From one Mycobacterium colombiense CECT 3035 genomic stretch:
- a CDS encoding GlxA family transcriptional regulator yields MACVAAAGARSRVVVIVVFDGVTLLDVAGAGEVFAEANRFGADYRLKIASLDGGDVTSSIGARLGVTDSISAIESADTVLVAGSDDLPGRPIDPALVDAVRSLSTRTRRLASICTGSFILAQAGVLSGRRATTHWHDTRLLGRAFPDVTVEPDAIFVRDGDIFTSAGISSGIDLALALVEMDYGTELVRDVARWLVVYLKRAGGQSQFSVLVEADPPPQSPLRPVTDAIAADPGADYSVKKLAALAALSTRQLTRLFQSELGMTPARYVELVRIDFARNALESGRSVTETAGMAGFGSIETLRRVFVNHLGISPKAYRDRFRTAYA; encoded by the coding sequence ATGGCTTGCGTGGCTGCAGCCGGAGCGCGTTCGCGGGTGGTGGTGATCGTCGTTTTCGACGGGGTGACGTTGTTGGACGTCGCGGGGGCGGGCGAGGTGTTCGCCGAGGCCAACCGATTCGGCGCTGACTACCGGCTCAAGATCGCGTCGCTGGACGGCGGCGACGTGACCAGCTCGATCGGCGCCAGGCTGGGCGTGACCGACAGCATCTCGGCGATCGAGTCCGCCGATACCGTCCTGGTCGCCGGCAGCGACGACCTGCCCGGGCGACCCATCGACCCCGCCCTGGTCGACGCCGTCCGGTCGCTGTCCACACGCACCCGCAGGCTGGCGTCCATCTGCACGGGGTCGTTCATCCTGGCGCAGGCCGGCGTGCTCAGCGGCCGGCGCGCCACCACGCACTGGCACGACACCCGGTTGCTGGGCCGGGCGTTCCCCGATGTCACCGTCGAACCGGACGCGATCTTCGTCCGCGACGGCGACATCTTCACCTCCGCCGGCATCTCGTCGGGCATCGACCTGGCGCTGGCGCTGGTCGAAATGGATTACGGGACAGAGCTGGTCCGTGACGTGGCCCGGTGGCTGGTCGTCTACCTCAAACGCGCGGGCGGCCAATCACAATTCTCGGTGTTGGTCGAGGCCGATCCCCCGCCGCAGTCACCGCTGCGCCCGGTCACCGACGCGATCGCGGCCGACCCAGGCGCCGACTACAGCGTGAAAAAGCTTGCGGCCCTTGCGGCGTTGAGCACCCGTCAGCTGACCCGGCTGTTTCAATCCGAGCTCGGGATGACGCCGGCGCGCTACGTCGAACTGGTTCGGATCGATTTCGCGCGCAACGCACTGGAATCCGGCCGGTCGGTCACCGAGACCGCCGGCATGGCCGGCTTCGGCAGCATCGAAACCCTGCGACGGGTATTCGTCAACCACCTGGGCATCAGCCCGAAGGCCTATCGGGACAGGTTCCGAACGGCCTACGCGTGA
- a CDS encoding HD domain-containing protein: MTTSSIDTVAGIHVPDTALAREATEFIRDTADELLFNHSRRVFFFGALQGVRRGLKPDAELLYVAAMFHDLGLTERYRGSGIRFEVDGADAARDFLTARGVDKAEADTVWLGIALHTTPGVPEFMAPEVALVQAGVEVDVVGVGREQVAPEALAAVTAAHPRPQFKQRILAAFNDGMKHRPRTTDGTMNADVLAHFDPTFERVDFVDLILHNSWPE; the protein is encoded by the coding sequence ATGACCACCAGCTCAATCGACACCGTCGCCGGCATCCACGTACCCGACACCGCGCTGGCGCGTGAGGCCACCGAGTTCATCCGCGACACCGCGGACGAGTTGCTCTTCAACCACTCCCGGCGGGTGTTCTTCTTCGGCGCGCTGCAGGGTGTGCGGCGCGGCCTGAAGCCGGACGCGGAGCTGCTCTACGTCGCTGCGATGTTCCACGACCTCGGCCTCACCGAGCGCTACCGCGGCTCCGGCATCCGCTTCGAGGTCGACGGCGCGGACGCGGCACGCGATTTCCTGACGGCCCGTGGTGTCGACAAGGCCGAGGCCGACACGGTGTGGCTCGGCATCGCTTTGCACACCACCCCCGGCGTGCCCGAGTTCATGGCCCCCGAGGTCGCCCTGGTGCAGGCCGGCGTGGAGGTCGACGTGGTCGGCGTCGGGCGCGAGCAGGTGGCGCCCGAGGCGCTGGCCGCGGTGACCGCCGCCCACCCGCGCCCACAGTTCAAGCAGCGCATCCTGGCGGCGTTCAACGACGGCATGAAGCACCGGCCGCGGACCACCGACGGGACCATGAACGCCGACGTGCTGGCGCACTTCGATCCCACCTTCGAGCGCGTCGACTTCGTCGACCTCATCCTGCACAACAGCTGGCCCGAGTAA
- a CDS encoding cupin domain-containing protein → MSGPDPIGVTVVQPGEGDVVTLPGFGAVFKLSGKTNGGEVSIVEHPFAVGLLTAAHRHTREDEHSIVLAGEIGFRSDDSEVVLGPGGYITKPRGQMHAMWNAGSEPGRIIEVITPGGFENYFRELGELLVEHDRDPAGTPLHELPEFGELADKYGLTYGSPEWMDDIARRYGLNPPSH, encoded by the coding sequence ATGAGCGGTCCAGACCCGATCGGCGTCACCGTGGTGCAGCCGGGGGAGGGCGACGTGGTCACCCTCCCCGGCTTCGGGGCGGTGTTCAAACTGTCCGGCAAGACCAACGGCGGCGAGGTGTCCATCGTCGAGCACCCCTTCGCCGTCGGCCTGCTCACCGCGGCGCACCGGCACACCCGCGAGGACGAGCATTCGATCGTGCTGGCCGGCGAGATCGGCTTCCGCTCCGACGACAGCGAGGTGGTCCTGGGTCCCGGCGGTTACATCACCAAGCCGCGCGGGCAGATGCATGCGATGTGGAACGCGGGCAGCGAGCCGGGGCGCATCATCGAGGTCATCACCCCGGGCGGATTCGAGAACTACTTCCGCGAATTGGGCGAGCTGCTCGTCGAGCACGACCGGGACCCGGCGGGCACGCCGCTGCATGAGTTGCCCGAGTTCGGCGAGCTCGCCGACAAGTACGGGCTGACGTACGGGTCGCCGGAGTGGATGGACGACATCGCGCGCCGGTACGGGCTGAACCCGCCCTCGCACTGA
- a CDS encoding glutathione peroxidase, giving the protein MTLNDIALTTLDGRPTTLAELSGGATLVVNVASKCGLTPQYTALEKLAKDYRDRGLTVVGVPCNQFMGQEPGTADEIREFCSTTYGVTFPLLAKTDVNGDDRHPLYTELTKTADADGQAGDIQWNFEKFLLAPGGEVVRRFRPRTEPDAPEVISAIEAVLPR; this is encoded by the coding sequence GTGACCCTCAACGACATCGCTCTGACCACCCTCGACGGCCGGCCCACCACGCTGGCCGAATTGTCCGGCGGCGCAACGCTGGTCGTCAACGTCGCCTCCAAGTGCGGGCTCACTCCCCAATACACGGCGCTGGAGAAGCTGGCCAAGGATTACCGTGACCGCGGGCTGACGGTCGTCGGCGTCCCCTGCAACCAGTTCATGGGCCAGGAGCCGGGCACGGCCGACGAGATCCGGGAGTTCTGCTCGACCACCTACGGGGTGACGTTCCCGCTGTTGGCGAAGACCGACGTGAACGGCGACGACCGCCACCCGCTGTACACCGAGCTGACCAAAACCGCCGACGCCGACGGCCAGGCCGGAGACATCCAGTGGAACTTCGAGAAGTTCCTCCTGGCCCCCGGCGGTGAAGTCGTGCGGCGGTTCCGGCCCCGCACCGAGCCGGACGCCCCCGAGGTCATCAGCGCCATCGAGGCCGTGCTGCCCCGCTAA
- a CDS encoding PAS and ANTAR domain-containing protein produces the protein MTAEPKLPTTLSTENNADGETPRRAGTFSFFFDDQRWEWSDPVQRMHGYVPGSVTPTTELVLSHKHPDDRDRVAAVVNDILTSHQPFSTRHRIVDTAGAVHHVIVVGDQLRDGTGAVIGTHGFYIDVTPPSSSAPQEAITAEVAEIAERRAAIEQTKGMLMVIYDIDENAAFNLLKWLSQESNTKLRVVAQRLGDRLRATAHSAFTPRSICDQILIDSREQPDATKQADR, from the coding sequence ATGACGGCGGAACCAAAGCTTCCGACAACTCTTTCTACCGAAAACAACGCCGACGGCGAAACTCCGCGCCGCGCAGGGACATTCAGCTTCTTCTTCGATGACCAGCGTTGGGAATGGTCCGACCCGGTGCAACGGATGCACGGTTACGTACCGGGATCGGTGACACCGACCACCGAACTCGTGCTCTCCCACAAGCACCCCGACGACCGCGACCGGGTGGCCGCCGTCGTCAACGACATCCTCACGTCCCATCAGCCGTTCAGCACGCGTCACCGCATCGTCGACACGGCGGGCGCGGTGCACCACGTCATCGTGGTCGGCGACCAACTTCGCGACGGCACCGGTGCCGTGATCGGCACGCACGGCTTCTACATCGACGTCACGCCTCCGTCATCCTCCGCGCCTCAAGAGGCCATCACCGCGGAGGTGGCCGAAATCGCCGAGCGCCGCGCCGCCATCGAGCAGACGAAGGGCATGCTCATGGTGATCTACGACATCGACGAGAACGCCGCATTCAACCTGCTCAAGTGGCTGTCTCAGGAAAGCAACACCAAGCTGCGGGTGGTGGCTCAGCGGCTCGGTGACCGGTTGCGCGCCACCGCCCACAGCGCTTTCACGCCGCGGTCCATCTGCGACCAGATTCTGATCGACTCACGCGAACAGCCGGACGCCACGAAGCAGGCGGACCGGTGA
- a CDS encoding MCE family protein — MSTHSGPGSPVQINSQRTPPFKLIAVAVFIVCTLILALVYGQFRGAFTDKTQLTMIAARAGLVMDPGSKVTYNGVEIGRVGSIAETVRDGKPAAKFTLEVYPRYLKLIPSNVNADIKATTVFGGKYVSLTSPANPSPQRISSHTVIDARSVTTEINTLFQTITSIAEKVDPVKLNLTLSAAAQSLAGLGEKFGQSVTNANVLLDDVNPQLPQARKDIQQLAALGDTYANAAPDLLDFLNNAVITSRTINAQQKDLDQALLSAAGFGNTGAELFTKGGPYLARGAADLVPSAQLLDTYSPEIYCTLHNYHDIVPITGASEGGFNGYSLNMDTEVTSGLGLIANPLSLAAVAALTLGLGATAGLVGGAPNPYVYPENLPRVNARGGPGGAPGCWQPITRDLWPAPELVMDSGNSLAPYNHLDTGSPYAIEYVWGRQVGDNTINP, encoded by the coding sequence TTGTCGACACATTCGGGTCCCGGCTCACCTGTTCAGATCAACTCGCAACGAACCCCGCCATTCAAGTTGATTGCGGTCGCCGTGTTCATTGTGTGCACGCTGATTTTGGCGTTGGTGTACGGGCAATTCCGCGGCGCCTTCACCGACAAGACGCAGCTGACCATGATCGCCGCCCGCGCCGGGTTGGTGATGGATCCGGGTTCGAAGGTGACCTACAACGGGGTGGAGATCGGCCGGGTGGGGTCGATTGCGGAGACGGTGCGCGACGGGAAGCCGGCGGCGAAGTTCACGTTGGAGGTGTACCCGCGGTACCTCAAGCTGATCCCGTCGAATGTGAATGCCGATATCAAGGCGACGACGGTGTTCGGTGGCAAGTACGTGTCGTTGACGTCGCCGGCCAACCCGTCGCCGCAGCGGATTTCGTCGCACACGGTGATCGATGCGCGGTCGGTGACCACCGAGATCAACACGCTGTTCCAGACGATCACCTCGATCGCGGAGAAGGTGGATCCGGTCAAGCTGAATCTGACGTTGAGCGCGGCGGCGCAGTCGTTGGCGGGGCTGGGGGAGAAGTTCGGCCAGTCGGTGACCAACGCCAACGTGCTGCTCGATGATGTGAATCCGCAGCTGCCGCAGGCGCGCAAGGACATTCAGCAGTTGGCGGCGCTGGGCGACACGTACGCCAACGCCGCGCCGGACCTGTTGGATTTTTTGAACAACGCGGTGATCACCTCGCGCACCATCAACGCCCAGCAAAAGGATCTGGACCAGGCGCTGCTGTCGGCGGCCGGGTTCGGTAACACCGGCGCGGAGCTGTTCACCAAGGGTGGGCCGTATCTGGCGCGCGGCGCCGCCGATCTGGTGCCCTCCGCGCAGCTGCTGGACACCTACAGCCCGGAAATCTATTGCACGCTGCACAATTACCACGACATCGTGCCCATCACGGGTGCCTCCGAGGGCGGGTTCAACGGCTACTCGCTGAACATGGACACCGAGGTCACGTCGGGCCTCGGTCTGATCGCGAACCCGCTGTCGCTCGCCGCCGTCGCCGCGCTCACGCTGGGCCTGGGCGCCACGGCCGGCCTGGTCGGCGGTGCCCCCAACCCGTACGTCTACCCCGAGAACCTGCCGCGGGTGAACGCGCGCGGCGGCCCGGGCGGTGCGCCGGGGTGCTGGCAGCCGATCACCCGCGACCTGTGGCCCGCGCCGGAGCTGGTGATGGACTCCGGCAACAGCCTCGCGCCGTACAACCACCTGGACACCGGATCGCCGTACGCGATCGAGTACGTCTGGGGCCGCCAGGTCGGCGACAACACGATCAACCCGTAA
- a CDS encoding MCE family protein, with translation MEGSPVQINDSREPPYKVITFIVVVVLAVIFTLVYIQFRGGFTSKTELTMLASRAGLVMDPGSKVTYNGVEIGRVGSISETVRDGNPAAKFTLEVYPRYLALIPSNVNADIKATTVFGGKYVSLTTPANPSPQKISTHTVIDARSVTTEINTLFQTITSIAEKVDPVKLNLTLSAAAQSLAGLGEKFGQSVTNANVLLDDVNPQLPQARKDIQQLAALGDTYANAAPDLLDFLNNAVITSRTINAQQKDLDQALLSAAGFGNTGAELFTKGGPYLARGAEDLIPTAQLLDTYSPEIYCLMRSEHDALPATGAAEGGFNGYSLNMDTEVLSGLGLIANPVSAVPVIASLVGGIAGVVGGAPNPYIYPENLPRVNARGGPGGAPGCWQKVTRDLWPAPELIMDTGNSIAPYNHLDTGSPYAIEYVWGRQVGDNTINP, from the coding sequence ATGGAGGGTTCACCCGTTCAGATCAACGACTCGCGCGAGCCGCCCTACAAGGTGATCACCTTCATCGTGGTCGTGGTGCTCGCGGTGATCTTCACCCTGGTCTACATCCAGTTCCGTGGAGGTTTCACGTCCAAGACCGAGCTGACGATGTTGGCCTCGCGGGCCGGGTTGGTGATGGATCCGGGTTCGAAGGTGACCTACAACGGGGTGGAGATCGGCCGGGTGGGGTCGATCTCGGAGACGGTGCGCGACGGGAACCCGGCCGCCAAGTTCACCCTCGAGGTGTACCCGCGGTATTTGGCGTTGATTCCGTCGAACGTCAACGCCGATATCAAGGCGACGACGGTGTTCGGCGGCAAGTACGTGTCGTTGACGACGCCGGCCAACCCGTCGCCGCAGAAGATTTCGACACACACGGTGATCGATGCGCGGTCGGTGACCACCGAGATCAACACGCTGTTCCAGACGATCACCTCGATCGCGGAGAAGGTGGATCCGGTCAAGCTGAATCTGACGTTGAGCGCGGCGGCGCAGTCGTTGGCCGGGCTGGGGGAGAAGTTCGGCCAGTCGGTGACCAACGCCAACGTGTTGCTCGATGACGTGAATCCACAGCTGCCACAGGCGCGCAAGGACATTCAGCAGTTGGCGGCCCTGGGCGACACGTACGCCAACGCCGCGCCGGACCTGTTGGATTTCTTGAACAACGCGGTGATCACCTCGCGCACCATCAACGCCCAGCAAAAGGATCTGGACCAGGCGCTGCTGTCGGCGGCCGGATTCGGCAACACCGGCGCGGAGCTGTTCACCAAGGGTGGGCCGTATCTGGCGCGCGGCGCCGAAGATCTGATCCCGACGGCGCAGCTGCTGGACACCTACAGCCCGGAAATCTATTGCCTGATGCGCAGCGAACACGATGCGCTGCCGGCCACCGGCGCGGCCGAGGGCGGGTTCAACGGCTACTCGCTGAACATGGACACCGAGGTGCTCTCCGGGTTGGGGCTGATCGCGAACCCGGTCTCCGCGGTGCCCGTCATCGCGTCGCTGGTGGGCGGCATCGCCGGGGTGGTCGGCGGCGCCCCCAACCCCTACATCTACCCGGAGAACCTGCCGCGGGTGAACGCGCGCGGCGGCCCGGGCGGCGCGCCGGGGTGCTGGCAGAAGGTCACCCGCGACCTGTGGCCGGCGCCCGAGCTCATCATGGACACCGGCAACAGCATCGCGCCCTATAACCACCTGGACACCGGATCGCCGTACGCGATCGAGTACGTCTGGGGCCGCCAGGTCGGCGACAACACGATCAACCCGTAG
- a CDS encoding DMT family transporter, which yields MSDVHLAAILALCAALASAIGNVVRQRSAQEVTDKRVGHLTLFGMLLRDKRWWLGGLGDIGSYVLLAAALDDGSVLLVMSLQVTALLFALPIYSRMTGNRITRREWSWALVLAVALAVLIAVGDPTGGQQRAPLHTWLVVAAVIGPLLLLGLLGARIWSDRPLAALLLAAVAGTLLAVFAVLMKGVVDVLEHHPGDIWQSFELYALVFCGGAGMVYHQSAYRAGALTASLPTIIVAKPVVGGILGITVLAETLAAGGWEWFVLAVTLVVVIVATIGLARGEAASMSAGAGRDVKATARPKAASQA from the coding sequence ATGTCGGACGTGCATCTGGCGGCCATTCTCGCCCTGTGCGCTGCGCTGGCGTCCGCGATCGGCAACGTGGTCCGGCAACGTTCCGCGCAGGAGGTCACCGACAAACGGGTCGGGCACCTGACGTTGTTCGGCATGCTGCTGCGCGACAAGCGTTGGTGGCTGGGCGGTTTGGGCGACATCGGCAGCTACGTGCTGCTGGCCGCCGCCCTGGACGACGGCTCGGTGTTGCTGGTGATGTCGTTGCAGGTGACGGCGCTCCTGTTCGCGCTGCCGATCTACTCGCGGATGACCGGTAACCGCATCACCCGCCGCGAGTGGAGCTGGGCGCTGGTGTTGGCGGTGGCGCTGGCGGTGCTCATCGCGGTCGGAGACCCGACCGGCGGCCAGCAGCGGGCGCCGCTGCACACGTGGCTCGTGGTGGCGGCGGTGATCGGCCCCCTGCTGCTGCTCGGTTTGCTGGGCGCGCGCATCTGGTCGGATCGCCCGCTGGCGGCGCTGCTGCTGGCGGCGGTGGCCGGCACGCTGCTGGCGGTGTTCGCCGTCCTGATGAAGGGCGTCGTCGACGTCCTGGAACACCACCCCGGCGACATCTGGCAATCCTTCGAGCTGTATGCGCTGGTGTTCTGCGGGGGCGCCGGCATGGTCTATCACCAATCGGCGTATCGAGCCGGCGCGCTCACCGCCTCCCTGCCGACCATCATCGTGGCGAAGCCCGTGGTGGGCGGGATCCTCGGCATCACCGTGCTCGCCGAGACGCTGGCAGCCGGCGGCTGGGAGTGGTTCGTCCTCGCGGTGACGCTGGTCGTGGTGATCGTTGCGACGATCGGCCTGGCTCGCGGCGAGGCAGCCTCCATGTCGGCCGGGGCGGGGCGGGACGTGAAGGCCACCGCCAGACCGAAGGCGGCCTCCCAAGCCTGA